GACATAGTACCCCCTGCGACAGCCAATATTCAATCTACCCAGGCCGGAGATGTGTTAAAAATGGATATTCCCCATTCGGAACGCAAGCTCACCTTGATTTTCATTCCAAAAGGAAGTTACCCAATTACAAAATCTGGCCATCGTGCGGAAATTACTTATCCCTACTGGCTAGGGAAGTACGAAGTCACGCAGGAGGAATGGGAAAAGATGATGGGATGGATACCGATTCCGGAATTGGAAGAAAGATGGACCATCACAACGGGCGCACAGTACCCCATGTGCCAGGTCTCCTATGATGAATGCCTGGATTTTTGTGATCGATTAACCGAGATTGCACGACAACAGGGGATTCTTCCGGAAGGATATTGCTTTTCCCTGCCTACGGAAGCACAGTGGGAATTAGCCTATTCCTGCGGCAAGGAAATCGTTCTTCCCGATAATCTTGAGGAAGTAGCATGGATGAATCCTCACGATGCCAATACAGGGGCCTATCCTGTGGGACAAAAAGAACCCAATGCATGGGGATTTCATGACATGTTGGGCAATGTATGGGAGTTATGTGCGGATTTTTATCATTCTCATCGTTTGCATGGCGGCAATCCCGTCAACTGGAAAACGGATACCGGCAATTTATCCACCGATACTGGTTTATCAGTCACCTCCCTGGGAGGAGGAGTGTTTTCTTTCATACCCGATAATGAGAAAGAGATACCTCGTGAAAGATATCATGCTGATTCAAGAAGAGCCAGTACCGGATTGAGAGTAGCGTTAGTTCCGGTTCAGCAACATCAATTGTTGAAAAAAAGGTTAAAACACTTACATCCTGTTCCGGGTTGGATGATAGATATCAGGGACTCATTCGAGCTGATCTACATGTATATGAAAACATACTGGAAGACTTTAACGAATCTATGATCATTTGAAAAATATTCCTGTTTTTGTTTTGGACTATTCCCAAATGCCGTACCAACTTAAAAGCCAAGCTTGGCGATTGTCGTTTTCAGACGCAGGAAATGCCAGTACATTGTAACACGGATAATGTCCAGTTTGACGGTAGCGTACGAGCCGACTCCTATTTCC
This DNA window, taken from Akkermansia muciniphila, encodes the following:
- a CDS encoding formylglycine-generating enzyme family protein — translated: MSSKKRFQKELIKFKIILSLRKENIMKWIKNNKKTSFSIIALLALLIFFLYPGNDITCLDIVPPATANIQSTQAGDVLKMDIPHSERKLTLIFIPKGSYPITKSGHRAEITYPYWLGKYEVTQEEWEKMMGWIPIPELEERWTITTGAQYPMCQVSYDECLDFCDRLTEIARQQGILPEGYCFSLPTEAQWELAYSCGKEIVLPDNLEEVAWMNPHDANTGAYPVGQKEPNAWGFHDMLGNVWELCADFYHSHRLHGGNPVNWKTDTGNLSTDTGLSVTSLGGGVFSFIPDNEKEIPRERYHADSRRASTGLRVALVPVQQHQLLKKRLKHLHPVPGWMIDIRDSFELIYMYMKTYWKTLTNL